In the Hordeum vulgare subsp. vulgare chromosome 7H, MorexV3_pseudomolecules_assembly, whole genome shotgun sequence genome, one interval contains:
- the LOC123407720 gene encoding chaperone protein dnaJ C76, chloroplastic-like, producing MAGFFSTCAASDHYCLQLRSGSAQHELTRPNKYRRRSMIRCCSTAKGKARRDYYEVLGVATHSTPHEIKEAYRKLQKQHHPDIAGDKGHDYALLLNEAYEVLMRSSSRKADGFGKSRGGFGSGYTGDGCSSWNGPMRSQALFVDENKCIGCRECVHHAGETFAMDDVLGSARVQVQFGDADQQIQVAVESCPVNCIHWVGSQELPVLEFMTRPQPKEGHGVFGGGWERPKDVFAAARNFARKLERQEQQERSQGANGGGREDMEAETAAQAEARRHAGQELRWKSLLDIWNGLGDWRKSGTDR from the exons ATGGCAGGGTTCTTCAGCACCTGTGCTGCTTCTGATCACTATTGTTTGCAGCTCAGATCTGGATCAGCTCAGCATGAACTGACCAGACCAAACAAGTACAGAAGAAGAAGCATGATCAGGTGCTGCAGCACAGCAAAGGGGAAGGCAAGAAGGGACTACTACGAGGTGCTTGGAGTAGCAACTCATTCCACGCCTCATGAGATCAAGGAAGCTTACAGGAAACTCCAGAAGCAACACCATCCTGATATCGCTGGCGACAAG GGCCATGACTACGCGCTGTTGCTGAACGAGGCCTATGAAGTGTTGATGAGGAGTTCTTCCAGGAAAGCTGATGGATTTGGCAAGAGCAGAGGCGGCTTTGGGAGCGGTTACACCGGGGACGGATGCAGTTCTTGGAATGGGCCTATGAGAAGCCAAGCTCTCTTTGTGGATGAGAACAAATGCATAG GATGTAGGGAGTGTGTCCACCATGCTGGCGAGACGTTTGCCATGGACGATGTTCTTGGAAGCGCGCGCGTCCAAGTCCAGTTCGGTGACGCGGACCAGCAGATCCAG GTGGCTGTGGAGTCCTGCCCTGTGAACTGCATCCACTGGGTCGGGAGCCAAGAACTCCCGGTGCTGGAGTTCATGACGCGTCCGCAGCCCAAGGAAGGGCACGGGGTGTTCGGCGGCGGGTGGGAGAGGCCCAAGGACGTGTTCGCGGCGGCCAGGAACTTTGCCAGGAAACTCGAGAGGCAGGAGCAGCAGGAACGTTCCCAAGGCGCCAACG GGGGTGGCCGTGAAGATATGGAGGCTGAAACGGCAGCGCAGGCCGAAGCGAGACGTCACGCGGGGCAGGAGCTCCGGTGGAAGAGTTTGCTCGATATTTGGAATGGGTTGGGAGACTGGAGGAAATCCGGAACTGACCGGTAG